A stretch of DNA from Leguminivora glycinivorella isolate SPB_JAAS2020 chromosome 12, LegGlyc_1.1, whole genome shotgun sequence:
aactattattcccaaattatcatttcccaaataaacgtttggcaaaacaacttatcgcaaattgacatttagcaaaactttttttggcaagtatttgtttcccaaaatatttacttggtcaaatttcattttaccaaatattatttagtcaaaggtattgttaggcaaaatttccatttccatattgtaattaaatggcgcactagaaatttgtttgttgattttatactttgtgtccaagatttgtgtgaaataatgtgtatgtcgtactttttttcctcctgctgcattttcacttacatgtccggatacattttattaaaaagaaaccttatgttttcaagaccattatgttctattattttttaattactttaaaaagccatttccagtttgctcactgtcaacctaacacgctcctccttgCTTCgatcgtcgtcgcacctaaactgaccctgtcgcacacgagttttctgttacaatactaataaaattattacattacatttatgccttgtaatatttattgtcaaacgtggttttgcatggtgtaatttgtagaaacattttttgacaaaaaattgttgacaaaataattttgtccagtaattaatttgacaaaaataaagttgagcaaacttttcttgtccaactgaagccttgggaataaaactgaaattatcatttgacaattttaagttaaatttggcaaaaaaatcttcggtaaattaaattaatcccgtagaaatgaaaatgcaaatgcctaaatattttcgaaatatgcgatgtgaaattttgaccaaacatgtttttgggatataagttttgccattaaaaacgtttgcgaaataaagttttgtctaaataaaatttgactaagtaaaattgtgccaaatgataatttgaccaaacaaattcattgcgaaacatacctttgccaaacaatactttgggaaatgaaactattgcgatatgattattgggaaatgaaatttgacgaaaggttttttggcgaaacggcaggacatcGTAACTGTACACTTCGAGCGCAGTCAGCTCCTCAGTCACAgaataaataaaagtaatatctacagaAAGGACACTTCCTACAGGATCGATAATCGTTGTTCCCTTTGCAGTATCCTTTTCGTCTATTTAGggttgttaaaaaagttttctTTTTTGTGGTATCGCACGGAAAACGACGTCAAGTTTTGTCAACCCTAATAAGTGCCATGTAGCACCGAGTGACGGAATTGATTGGGAGAGTGTCTAATTACTGATTGGGCTCAGCATTGATTGCTACGAGTAATTAATAGTTAGTTCAGGTACACCTAGATATAATAATTACACTATGACGACCGTTTTAATCAGTAAATAACACTACAAAACAAttacaaattgtttatttttcaaaagttacataaaaatgtAAGACAGCCCGTCGGAGGAATTTACAGGATTCGTACGAGTAAGTGTGGAGTAAGTAGAAACTTTTAGAGTAATTTAATTGTTTTGAAATACGATAATTTGCATGGGGAACTATTCTTGCTGCGGTCTCCTAAAAAGAACTCAATGGTCTGTAGTTTTCAGCCACCCAGAGCATAAACTCAAAACCTTGATTCAAAGCAATCTTTGCCAACGCTATGTTGCGATCCTTAGCATTTTCGAACATATGCTTGAATCCAAACACTCTCTTATACACATCTTCTAAACGATAACTCATTTTATCAAAATGATACTCAGGCCATGGAAAAGACCCTTCTCTTCTTTGTCTATAAGTAGTCTTATCGGAATCCGGTTCAAAAATATCATAGAAAGCATGCATCGAATCCGCACAAACAATGTATTTTGATTCAATTTCAATATCAGCAAGCTCCTCTTTCAATAAGGGAAAATCGAATTTATTCCCGTTGTGGGCGATCAGACACACAGGTTTTTCCAAGTCTTCCAGAAAACGGGCCGTTTCTTCCTTCAGGCTATTTTCCTCGTAACCATACCATTTTTGATTTATAAAAAACAACAGGTCACTTACAATTCGGCAGTGAAGTTTTTGCGCTGGAGGTTTCGCCAAAAAATGTTCTTCGCCTTCGCGAAAATATTTTCGGAGATCTTCGCATCTCACTGCTATCATATGTAGCTCTCTTATTTTAGGGTCGCGGAGTCCGGTGGTTCCGAGATCGAAAAATACGTAGGTTGCAATTGGTTTCATGGTCAAATATGCAACTTTAATCTTTGTCTTTAACAATTCACGTGTTAGATTTTAACTTTGTGTAAAGTCACAATCCTGTTACTAATGGTACTGATTCTAAATATATACACTCTTCAACAGTTCTTTaagtatttaaaagtaaatattcacaagtatttaaaaacaCAACGGAGCATAATCGTAAAATTTCGACTGAACTGACTCACTGCAGTTGCAACGGCGGAATGAAGAGTGAAATGAGTAATGCGCTGGCCCATTACATAACAACCTTATGCTCTTAGGTAATTTGATTGTAGTCCTAATTCTGTGTAAACAAAGCACATTCTTATATGTAGGTGTAGGGTTAGAATTTCAAGAGGGGCACAACTGGCATAAGGGgcgttataatttttttctcaaacatgctatgaaatattgatgttatgtgccttataattggcagcgaagtatgacgttgcaggtgcggctaggacgattgataaataatggaatttcatacaaaccttgcaggccaaggccggcaaagtcctcttttttaatttccaaacacagataattgtgacataacattcaggtatttagccaattaaaaaaaaactataaggggctttatagacgtgccgactgcaactggtacgggccctagacaatatttgattttgggtgcgttttcataaaaaaaaaaaaaaaaattcgttttttttttaatttttttttaactttttgtttttttataagcgtatacggggtaacaaaggggaacgaaaattcgattatttttgcgctacgacgcaccgtttaggagatacagccatccaaagttactattttcggtagactttatttttttcataccatgtttgagaaaagcactatacatacctcggcgggaaatggggttgcccgcctcagacctatccatctatatgtcttcggccggcaaccacctttgtcccggcctctgtagtaatgtactattcttctTCGGTTGTGCTAGCCCTGCAgatgacgctgagtaacaactTTGTTGCAAAAGGGTCAGTGAACCCTTGAAgttataataggctacttgaccctttttagggttccgtagtcaactaggaacccttatagtttcgccatgtctgtctgtccgtccgtccgtccgtccgcggataatctcagtaactgtaagcactagaaagctgaaatttggtaccaatatgtatatcaatcacgccaacaaagtgcaaaaataaaaaatggcaaaaaatgttttattagggtacccccctatatgtaaagtgggggctgatattttttttcattacaaccccaacgtgtgatatattgttggataggtatttaaaaatgaataagggtttactaagatcgttttttgataatattattattttcggaaataatcactcctaaaggaaaaaaaagtgcgtccccccgcctctaacttttgaaccatatgtttaaaaaatatgaaaaaaatcacaaaagtagaactttataaagactttctaggaaaattgttttgaacttgataggttcagtagtttttgagaaaaatataaaaaactacggaaccctacactgagcgtggcccgacacgctcttggccggtttttaaagtctatcttatattattaattactgtccaatgaaccgaaaaatattaccatatttttttaCGACTTGAAAAgcgaaaaaaacatttttaaagtgtACTTTCgcttaatcaggcaaaaacaacattggCCACGTTAATTTATAAATTGTCTGTGCATAACGTCAATCGAATTGAacgcaaaattttctgacatttatgtagaggcataaagttcatcatgtcagtgattgactcgatataaagttaagttaggttctatgacgtcattacatcgctgacagcgttttcggtggccaaagttaaaaaaaatttacacaCAAATATTCAAACGAAATTACGTAGTcattatacacttttaatacccaaaatttataaacattggcttcttatgtcaaatactacaggaaacaaccATTTTTTGTGTCAAATTCGATATTattctagtagcctattgaatGCGTATTTTCATAAGGGTGAGaataattgcacaaaagatggGTCgtagtgtatccgtaagggcatCCGCagatataagataagataatgaTGAGAATAGCTTAAAACCACaggttatttatttgtattttacatTCCTTGCATATGTAGCCTTTATTCAATTCTCCAAAATTGCCAAGCCTAGTAAAAAATGAAAGAAACAAAATACCAAATCACGACCTTGAGACTTAAACGTACTTCAAGTAAAGTTCGTTCGTTCTGCTCCCCCACTTTAAGCCCCACTCTCTAAACTCCCACTCCATACTCCTGTATGTGAATGTGAACTTTATTAACACAGTAAAAGACGTAAAATCAAATGAGCTGAATTAGATCAGTTGCAAAAGTTGCAACGTTTACTATGTCCTGATCAGTGCAGTGCACTCTTAAGTTCTTACACCTAGATGACGTGTTGATATTTCGCCATTTCGTTGCGTCTAAACTTTTGCGCTTCAAatacattgtgttcatgaactGTGAGGAGAGTGTTAAGTGTGGCAAAAAACTTATTCCTTGCCTTAAATTGTGTTTTTCTCAAGAAAGAATCAGTAAGCGTGTTCAACAACCCAGTTGCAGTTCGCAATATGGAGCCCATTGAAAATATTGCAACATATGTCTTTTTCGATTTCAGTACAGTCAGTCTAAGTGATCGTAAAATAACAGAGTTACACATGAAAGCTATTCGATGTGAAGATATTCGAAAATATTTTCAAGAAGGAGGTGCAACTTTTTATGCAAAACCTCCAGCCGATAAAAGTCTTCACTGGATACTTGAAAATGATGCTCTACTGTGTGAAAACCGAGAAGACGATGACATGGGGAAACCACTTTGAAACTAGAAGCGTCCCGTTTTCTTAAAGATTTAGAAAAACCTGTGTGTTTCATCGCTCACAATGGAAATCGATTTGATTTTGTATTATTGAGAAACGAACTGGCTGACGAAGATGGAGAATTACCTATAGATTACGTTTGTGCTGATTCCATGGCGGCCTTCTATGATATTTTCGAACCGGATGCTCAAAAGACTTCTTATAAAGAAAGAGGAGGAGGATCTTTTCCATGGCCTGATTATTATTCTGATAAACAGAGTTATAAGTTGGAAGATGTATATGAACGAAATGTTCGAGTTGAATATAAGGCGGAAAATGCTAAGGATCGCAACAATGCGGTGGTGGAAATCGTTTTGGAATTGGATCAAAGCTTTATGGCCTGGGTGGATAAGAACAATATGCCCTTGACtcattttttaaaacctaatttGCCATGGTGCCCATGGTAGGGTAATGAATAGGCGAATCAACATATTAACTGACACTAAACTTTTCGTTACCTTTATTGTCTGTCAAAAAATACCTGTGAAAATGctaataaaatacatttcagAGAACAATTTgctttatttaacatttaacaAACTGAACAAACCAAAAATTAATCGACTCCGCAAGGAGAAGCGTAGTTAGTAGACTGCTCTGACAATTTTTACACTGCTCAAGACAATGCTACGAAAGTAAGAAGAAGAGATGTAAAATCTAAATATATGGAAAAACCTAGAAAATGGAAAATATCAATTCATTGGAATTTTACTAacgaaattttatttttacacccAATTACTCCGATAGAAGACCGAAAAgggataaaataaaaacaatgtagGTATTCATATATTCagtctttatttaataatatcagTCGAATATAATCCTAAGACTATTTCTTCGTTTTCTCATGTATTTAACTTACTTATACTTGCTACTGTAATAGGCATATCGCCACAAAGGATGTATTTTATGCTTTATAGCGGGTGGGCCgtatataacaaaagcaaaaaattaaactgtagactATATTCTTGaaactgatcaacatttgttcagcgacttttaaatataatataaagtctttaattttttatttttctcatacaaattaaataatattagcttcaatggtaCACCATTCTTGTTtccattgacgttgtctgtcacgctTTCAATTTATCAAAATTCgtaatacattacctcttagaaaaactTTCATCAGCGATATAAATCAAAATCTCTGAACAAAAAATGTTAGTCAGTACCCtactatgtatgtaagtttaagttttgcttttgttacagggccaATCCAGTAATAATAAGTCTAGCAGTGCTGGAGAGGCAATTTCTTATCGTAAAGAGAGGTGCTTCTCAACGCTTCATCAACTCGATTCTTAATCTTTTTCGACATATCCCTTATTTTCGGAACATAACTATCGCAAACTTCCAAAAAACCGCACCTACGACTGACGTCAATAAAGATACTACGTATAACATGATAGTAGTCCATTTGCAAGtttatagcgccatctatgaagTCAGCAGGTGTTTTCctccaatatttttttgaagtcaTCGCTGCAATGACGTATACAATGTAGACGTATTCCAAAATTAAAATCAGGGAAGCGCATAAGATAGTTAGGTAAGTACTCATCGGGATGTACCAGAATAAGTAAATGGGAAATGCGAAGGGGCGGTGACagctgaaatgaaaaaaaaaaagttatttttcaaAATCAAGTTAACAATAAAATATGATAATCATATTATGAATAGTAACTAAATATACTTGAAGGTAAAAAGATACTTGTTTACAATACTACTACAGAaagtaactaataaataacagtaaTAACAATACTTTGAAGATGTAGATAGACGCAAGATACAAGTAATACATACTGCACAATATGACTTGTGTGCTGACAGCGACTATGGCGCTGTACTTGAACGTGAAGTCCAGATTCGTCTGACAGGAGAGTATACTGTACATAAACAGGATAAAAACCACAACGCAGTAGTAGATCATTATTATTAGAACCTGAAAAAGAAAACTATGGTAAATAAAAGGATTCAAATAAACCCAAAACTTGATGAAATATTGGGGGATATAGATCAAtctagtcccaaactaagcagagcttgtactgtgggtgctaggcgacacCATAATTACATTACTACGTATAGTGACTGGAaagaagctgcgcaggatcgggacaggtggcgtgCATAGTTTGGACGCTAACATTTAATTATCATGACTGAGCAAAGACAGTTTGTTACTTTAATTACTTCTTTTTCCTACCCATATCCTACGTTGTGTAGGTCGGTACAACTTGCCATcccgttttttatttttatttttatagatgggcttactcttggccacagactagcccttaggcaaagacgtggcctacgatggagtgagctcgcccagaagatgcctgttcactcttgatttgaaggttgccgggttatatgagctcggaaatatagccgccggcaaggaattccactattattattattaatcttACTCCATCTTTTGTCATCTCAGCAGAAAAAAGCATGAAATGAGTTCATTCATTTTCATATCCTCTTTCgtacaatccatccatcgttgtttgggtttacccctacCTCTCCATCCgtcaacattcatctctaatATTCTTTTGCCTAATATGAGATTCATACAAATGACCGTACCACGCTAACCTGCAACTCCTCATTAACCCCcgaagcaaaaacgacggggtgttataagtttgacgcgtctatctggctgtatgtgtgtctgtggcatcgaagctttcgaacggacgaaccgatttagatttttcgTTTGAAATCTGAATTGTAGTCATGCTTGATGAAAACCGGTCCAATAtgtcaaaagttttttttaaattttgtatcgtGGTCATTTGTTACTTTACTACAGGTTCAAAATACTTACTGAAGTAGTCAAGTACCAATACAATGTACAAATAACGATGAGAGCCGATATCCTGAGCGGGTATATCGTAAGGAACATATATCGGAAAGGATTTTTCCGACGAGCCTCTTCCACGTTTCGGCCGAATAGAAACCCGAACGATACCACGTTGGTCACGATGAATGCAAAAATGCATAACACACTGAAAAAGATATTTAAGattagttatgaaaaaaaaaatacctacaattcTTGAATAGGGTGTGGAttaacacgaacaaaatacttgctGGCAGTAAGGTTCTTTGTTCAGCGACTTGTATAGTTTTAAACATTTTGCGATTCCCGTTTGTGATTTTACAAATGAAGATTTTTGCCACACTTTCCtcccgtgagtgtcgtagaagtcgacagaGGAGTATGAATTTAATTGCGATGTGAGCGATGGGCTGGCAATCTATCACTGTAATAacaattaagttttatttcaaccccatAATTGCTAAAAGTGGTACTGATAACTCTGTTCCATATGCCCTGTCTAACCCTTTTTGAGAGTACGAACGTAAATGTATTTGTGTAAAATTACGCAATCTtatattacaaaaaatatttacatacatacatacatacatacaatcacgcctgtatcccatgaaggggtaggcagagcacatgaatccACGCAAgcttcagtaccactcttggcaaataaggggttgaaagaaaacgaaactgtgacattgcagtgacaggttgccagcctctcgcctacgccacaatttaacacatatcccacagtcgccttctacgatacccacgggaagaaagggggtggtgaaattcttaatccgtcaccacacgggccccgtcaccacacgggccaaataaaaaaaaatgtattttatactTACACCAAATGAGTCATGTTCGCATTATTCAAAAAGTCGTTAATTCCCAAACTCCAACGATTCACAAACACGAGCACTGTCACTCCAGTGATTCCTAATAACTGCAAGAGTTTTATAGCCAGCACCTGAAAAATAAGATAGTTTATAATTAAtcatatcaggccccgtagccgaatggcatttctccgacgccaaacgaaagcgatacgccgctggctctgtcgcgccaatacgcaagcgcgatagagatagatatctactagcgcttcgtttcgtgagcgtttcgtgagcgattgtgccattcggctagccaccctggccctgtagccgaatggcatttctgcgacgcaaaacgccaccgaaacgccgcagaacggtagtctggctctgccgcgtcaatacgcaagagcgataaagatagatagctacgaaagagatattatcgtgagcatttgtgcattcgactacgctCACTGCTGAGAAGACATATTCAGGAAACATATGAAGAAAGTAGCTCAAGATAGAGATACTTGGAGAACACTGGGGGAGGCCTACTTCAAGGAAGTGACTTccataattaaaaatttaagaCATGATGCaggcaaattaaattaatttgtgTTAATTCCCCAGGAacccaggctcccgtgagccgtggcaaataccgggacaatgcaaggaggatgatgagtgcGAATTATGGTAGAATTAGGTagctacttttattttatttaaaaataatgcaCTTCAAATCGCACACATCCCATAGGCctccgtggctcagttggtaaGAGCAGCTGGACCGGTATTCCAGAAGGTTTGAGTTCTACAGGAGTTGTAAGTTTTGCGATGTTCCGTttagtttaaacattttatatcacattaggtaattttgtaataaaacggtctcacataggggtatttgactaaaaaatctggccaaaattatttatgtacatttttataagtagttccattgtgtcaatccaaatatgctattttaatttatttttatttttcttatttgtATCGAGTAAT
This window harbors:
- the LOC125231680 gene encoding three-prime repair exonuclease 1-like: MKPIATYVFFDLGTTGLRDPKIRELHMIAVRCEDLRKYFREGEEHFLAKPPAQKLHCRIVSDLLFFINQKWYGYEENSLKEETARFLEDLEKPVCLIAHNGNKFDFPLLKEELADIEIESKYIVCADSMHAFYDIFEPDSDKTTYRQRREGSFPWPEYHFDKMSYRLEDVYKRVFGFKHMFENAKDRNIALAKIALNQGFEFMLWVAENYRPLSSF
- the LOC125231677 gene encoding uncharacterized protein LOC125231677; this encodes MKNNEDLPRVHAPNYLPSTNIRTATNELLEGTNPRNVTEDKAVLYDVGEPAVLKTGNEDNSVSGDKVIIALKSRNEDNSVSKDKAASDIFDSDAESLPNLDSEDETEEWFEENTTRIAFIQKVLAIKLLQLLGITGVTVLVFVNRWSLGINDFLNNANMTHLVVLCIFAFIVTNVVSFGFLFGRNVEEARRKNPFRYMFLTIYPLRISALIVICTLYWYLTTSVLIIMIYYCVVVFILFMYSILSCQTNLDFTFKYSAIVAVSTQVILCTVTAPSHFPFTYSGTSR